Part of the Tolypothrix sp. PCC 7910 genome, GAAGGCAGAAGCTCTTAGGGACTTCCAGAAAATAAATTATCCCATTTACTCAGATAATATTTTTCTTTCTCCCCCTGCCCCCTGATTTGTAATACCAATTTGAAAAAAGAATGCGACAGTAGGGGCAAGGCATTGCCTTGTCCTCTAGAATAATTGATGTGTCGCAAACACTATAGCGGTTATCGGTTGAGTCCACACACTCTTAAGGGCACGGCAGTGCCGATGCCCCTACAATCTGTCTGACATTGTGTAATTAATTTTGTGTAACTACTTATTCACCTGCGTAGGCGTTGGCGTAGCCTCTCGTAGAGAAGCCCGCCGTAGGCATCGCAAACTCGCCAACAACAGAAGCCACTATCGTTAAGACAGTAGCGGCTATTCTCAACTCAGTAGTGGCTATTCTCAACTCAGTAGCGGCTTTCCTCAACTCAATAGTGGCTATTCTCAACTCAATAGTGGCTTTCCTCAACTCAATAGTGCCTATTCTCAACTCAATAGTGGCTTTCCTCAACTCAGTAGTGCCTATTCTCAACTTAATAGTGGCTATTCTCAACTCAATAGTGGTTTTCCTCAACTCAATAGCGGCTTTCCTCAACTCAATAGCGGCTTTCCTGATGTTTCCTACCTCTTGTTTTTGCCTGTCGCCTTCTTAAGATGAGTAATTATACCAATTTGAAAAAAGAATGCGACAGTAGGGGCAAGGCAATGCCTTGCCCTCGAGAATATATTGATGTGTCGCAAACATTATTTGAATTGGTATAAGTAGGGAACTCTTAACAGGGAACAGGCAAGAACCATATACTTATATGCATAGCGGTGAAAATTTTTTCATTGGGACTGCCTTAACTGCCCATTCCTTTAGCTACTAACACCGTCACATCATCCCGCTCTCGGTTAAAGTCTCGGTATAAGACACCTGCAATCAGGCTGGGATGTTTTTGACTCAAGCCAGGATAGCGATCAAGCTGCCACTTACTATCTAATCCATCAGAATGCATAATTAAAAGTCCGTTGGCATACCAAGGGTAGCTAAACTCTTGAATTTTGCGGATTTCATGTCCGACAGTGCCGTTGCGAGACAGCAGATGGTGGCGGTTAGTCAAGGAGAAAATGCTGGCGGCGATATTGCCAATTCCGGCAAAGCGGACAGACTGTTGCTCAAAGTCAATTTCGGCAATGGCGAGTGCCGCTCCTCGCGTACTTCGCAAGGCGGCGTGGGCAGCTTGGACGATCGCACCAGGAGAGTGATCGTGTTCTTGAAAAATTCTTACGGCTTTTGCAGCAGCAGTGGCTGCCGCAGGCCCATGCCCTAAGCCATCGGCTACTAACAACAGGCTGCGGCAATTATCCATTTGACATGCCCAGGCATCTCCGGAAACGTCCTCCCCGCGTTTGGGCAAACAGATCGCCCCAATTTCTAAGGTCTTTTGGGGCAAATGAGGTGTCGAATCTGACCAGAGGTGAGCGAGGAGCGCCGTCCCTTTGTTGGGAATCGAGTAAATTTCAAATAAACC contains:
- a CDS encoding ATP-binding SpoIIE family protein phosphatase, whose translation is MLESVAISITESSQTGEARRIAIALATRLGFQDTERGRVGIVVTEIASNLIQHGQGGVLLLRLIEHNSVIGIEVLSLDKGRGMVDVDECLQDGFSTAGTLGNGLGAIRRLSGLFEIYSIPNKGTALLAHLWSDSTPHLPQKTLEIGAICLPKRGEDVSGDAWACQMDNCRSLLLVADGLGHGPAAATAAAKAVRIFQEHDHSPGAIVQAAHAALRSTRGAALAIAEIDFEQQSVRFAGIGNIAASIFSLTNRHHLLSRNGTVGHEIRKIQEFSYPWYANGLLIMHSDGLDSKWQLDRYPGLSQKHPSLIAGVLYRDFNRERDDVTVLVAKGMGS